One window from the genome of Nitrospira defluvii encodes:
- the ltrA gene encoding group II intron reverse transcriptase/maturase: MQRKLATWSTENKERKFDRLLRLIADRAWLAEAARITLASSGASTPGVDGVDKAMMTGNLHQELATMRAELLAGCYKPRPARRVYIPKANGTLRPLGIPSLRDRVVQRAMLMAMEPIWESDFHRASYGFRPARSVHHAIRTVKLQLQESDEHRTAGRWVIEGDLASYFETVHHRLLLKGVRKRIADQRFLALLWKCIKAGWVDRGLFCAASEGVPQGGVISPLLSNIMLHEFDDWMEANYLSKKVRKDRWAWNFGILTQRPIAVRENRQWKPAVSYCRYADDFVVVVKGTRAHAEAIREACRTFLEGQLKLTLNMEKTHITHVNDGFVFLGHRIIRKRGPRGHLRPVTTIPWEKYRGFTDKLVKELSGNYSVNRMDLMESLNRKLSGWANFYQYTDYTATVLSRVDRTVFWKLGHWLARKYRRGFPSLMREHVRAPEPGRAITWVLKGQNSRGWYGEQALRRLVTSRKGQFRWRNPEGNPYLIRDEHRTFLESRYADVAFALSNA; the protein is encoded by the coding sequence ATGCAACGCAAGCTGGCGACGTGGTCAACGGAGAACAAAGAACGCAAGTTCGATCGACTCCTGAGACTGATTGCTGATCGCGCTTGGCTGGCCGAAGCCGCGCGCATCACGTTAGCATCCAGTGGTGCGAGCACACCGGGCGTCGATGGGGTCGACAAGGCCATGATGACGGGAAACCTTCACCAGGAACTGGCGACGATGCGGGCCGAGCTGTTAGCGGGCTGCTACAAGCCGCGACCCGCACGGCGCGTGTACATACCCAAAGCGAACGGCACGTTGAGGCCCTTAGGTATCCCCAGTCTGCGGGATCGAGTGGTCCAGAGAGCGATGCTGATGGCCATGGAGCCGATATGGGAGAGTGATTTCCATCGAGCGTCCTATGGTTTCAGGCCCGCCCGGAGTGTGCACCATGCGATACGAACGGTCAAATTGCAGCTGCAGGAAAGTGATGAGCACAGAACGGCAGGTCGCTGGGTGATTGAGGGCGACCTGGCCAGCTACTTTGAGACCGTCCATCACCGCCTGCTGCTGAAAGGCGTCCGCAAACGTATCGCTGATCAGCGCTTCCTCGCCCTGCTGTGGAAGTGTATCAAAGCAGGCTGGGTTGATCGGGGTCTATTTTGCGCCGCGAGCGAAGGCGTTCCGCAAGGGGGAGTCATCTCTCCGCTGCTATCCAACATCATGTTGCATGAATTCGATGACTGGATGGAAGCGAACTACCTGAGCAAGAAGGTGCGCAAGGACCGATGGGCGTGGAACTTCGGAATTCTCACACAGCGGCCGATTGCTGTGCGAGAGAACCGGCAGTGGAAACCAGCCGTATCCTACTGCCGCTATGCAGATGATTTCGTCGTGGTCGTCAAAGGAACCCGCGCGCATGCTGAGGCGATACGCGAAGCGTGCCGGACGTTTCTGGAAGGTCAGCTCAAACTCACGTTGAATATGGAGAAGACCCATATTACCCATGTGAACGACGGCTTTGTCTTCCTCGGCCACCGTATCATTCGCAAGCGGGGACCGCGAGGTCATCTGCGACCGGTCACGACGATTCCATGGGAGAAGTACCGGGGCTTCACGGACAAGCTGGTCAAGGAACTGTCTGGCAATTACAGCGTGAACAGAATGGACCTGATGGAAAGCCTGAACCGGAAACTCTCGGGGTGGGCGAACTTCTATCAATACACCGACTATACGGCGACCGTCTTGAGCCGAGTGGACCGGACCGTCTTCTGGAAGCTCGGACATTGGCTCGCGCGCAAGTATCGGCGAGGATTCCCGAGCCTGATGCGCGAACACGTCCGGGCACCAGAACCGGGGCGCGCCATAACTTGGGTACTGAAGGGACAGAATAGTCGTGGGTGGTATGGCGAACAGGCGCTTCGGCGCCTCGTCACCAGCCGCAAAGGTCAGTTCAGGTGGCGGAACCCGGAAGGGAACCCGTACCTGATTCGCGACGAGCATCGCACGTTCCTCGAATCGCGCTACGCTGACGTGGCTTTTGCTTTAAGCAACGCTTGA
- a CDS encoding IS110 family transposase, whose translation MYYCGLDISIKSTHMCLEDAHGRRVREVAVATTAEAIRTVLQRYKAKGLRVAIEAGGQTAWIVDVLRELGAQVHVVHPLKVKWIAESKKKTDRVDAALLAHLLRIGGLPEPVHVPEPRSREVRHLLVARRQLVTMRTKTINVIRGLLRQQQVVLPTRALSTLSGWARLKRVSVSASTQAVVDAYAELATALFAALKALDQELHARAQTDARVAQLETIPGVGPISAQTLLAAVDTIQRFPSAKHLVAYSGLTPSVRASGEQVRYGAITKQGRSEIRAVWVQAAFAALAVKAPAARPLQQWWHRVARRRGKKTAIVALARKLLTIAFHVLRDETVYQPQRLGAVA comes from the coding sequence ATGTACTACTGTGGCCTGGATATCTCCATCAAGTCGACCCATATGTGCTTGGAAGATGCTCACGGCCGCCGGGTTCGGGAAGTGGCGGTGGCGACCACCGCGGAAGCGATCCGGACAGTGCTCCAGCGTTACAAGGCGAAGGGTTTGCGGGTGGCCATTGAGGCCGGCGGGCAAACGGCCTGGATCGTTGATGTGCTACGTGAGCTCGGTGCCCAGGTGCATGTCGTGCATCCGCTGAAGGTGAAATGGATAGCCGAATCCAAGAAGAAGACCGATCGGGTGGATGCCGCATTGCTCGCCCATCTCCTGCGCATCGGGGGACTGCCGGAACCGGTGCATGTGCCAGAGCCGCGGAGTCGAGAGGTGCGACACTTGCTGGTGGCGCGTCGGCAACTCGTGACCATGCGGACCAAGACGATCAATGTGATCCGTGGACTCCTGCGCCAGCAGCAGGTAGTTCTCCCAACCCGTGCGCTCTCGACCCTGTCCGGCTGGGCTCGGCTGAAACGGGTGTCGGTTTCAGCATCTACTCAGGCGGTCGTGGACGCCTATGCCGAACTCGCGACGGCGTTGTTTGCCGCCCTGAAGGCCCTCGACCAGGAGTTGCACGCTCGCGCACAGACCGACGCCCGTGTGGCCCAACTCGAAACGATTCCCGGCGTGGGGCCCATTAGTGCCCAAACCCTCCTCGCTGCCGTGGACACGATCCAACGGTTTCCATCCGCCAAGCATCTAGTGGCCTACAGTGGCCTCACCCCGAGTGTGCGAGCCAGCGGTGAGCAGGTGCGGTATGGCGCCATCACGAAACAAGGGCGCAGTGAGATCCGGGCGGTCTGGGTGCAAGCCGCCTTCGCGGCACTAGCCGTGAAGGCTCCAGCCGCCCGCCCCTTGCAACAGTGGTGGCATCGCGTCGCGCGCCGTCGTGGCAAGAAAACCGCAATCGTGGCCTTGGCACGGAAACTGTTGACCATCGCCTTCCACGTCTTGCGGGACGAGACGGTCTATCAACCTCAGCGACTCGGAGCCGTGGCGTAG
- a CDS encoding IS3 family transposase: MGALRPRDRRALARWAQVTYQVSERRVSRLLPMARASLRYQGHRDPQEALRIRLRELAAARVRFGYRRLTVLLRRDDWRVNAKRIYRLYTEEGLTVRTKRRTKAAGRARVPQPEATAPNQRWSMDFMSERVADGRSFRILTVVDQFTRECLCLLADRSLTGEKVAQALELLVGQRGTPRSITVDNGSEFASRVMDAWAYRHGIQLDFIRPGKPVENGFIESFNGRLRDECLNVEVFFTLEDAREKLTRWQEDYNNLRPHSSLQDVTPAAFAAGWAPLPQRAPAALELLEALT, from the coding sequence ATGGGAGCTCTAAGGCCTCGGGACCGGCGGGCCCTCGCCCGCTGGGCGCAGGTGACCTATCAGGTCAGCGAGCGCCGGGTGTCGAGGCTGTTGCCGATGGCGCGCGCTTCATTGCGGTATCAGGGGCACCGTGATCCGCAGGAGGCGTTGCGGATCCGGTTGCGCGAGTTGGCCGCGGCACGGGTGCGGTTCGGGTATCGGCGACTGACGGTGTTGCTGAGACGGGACGACTGGCGCGTGAACGCCAAACGCATCTATCGGCTCTATACGGAAGAAGGGCTGACGGTGCGGACGAAACGCCGGACGAAGGCGGCCGGCCGAGCCCGTGTACCGCAGCCAGAGGCAACCGCCCCGAACCAACGGTGGAGCATGGACTTCATGAGCGAACGGGTCGCCGATGGTCGGTCGTTTCGAATCCTGACGGTCGTCGATCAATTCACCCGTGAATGCCTCTGCCTGCTGGCCGATCGGTCGCTGACAGGCGAGAAGGTGGCCCAGGCCTTAGAGCTGCTCGTGGGGCAGCGAGGTACCCCGCGTTCGATCACCGTGGACAACGGCAGCGAATTTGCCAGTCGTGTCATGGATGCCTGGGCCTATCGCCACGGGATTCAGCTCGACTTTATTCGCCCGGGCAAACCGGTCGAGAACGGGTTCATCGAGAGCTTCAACGGGCGTCTTCGAGATGAGTGTTTGAACGTGGAAGTCTTCTTCACGCTCGAGGATGCGCGGGAAAAATTAACGCGGTGGCAGGAGGATTACAATAATCTACGTCCCCACAGTTCGCTACAGGACGTGACACCAGCCGCCTTTGCCGCGGGCTGGGCTCCGCTGCCCCAGAGAGCCCCCGCCGCTCTCGAATTACTGGAGGCGCTCACGTGA